A region of Takifugu rubripes chromosome 6, fTakRub1.2, whole genome shotgun sequence DNA encodes the following proteins:
- the lmbrd2b gene encoding G-protein coupled receptor-associated protein LMBRD2B yields MSGAALGIEIVVVFFLALFLLHRYGDFKKQQRMVLFGTLLAWYLCFLIVFILPLDVSTTIYKQCKIDQEQEPVSTLTPLPTNHTTSNATPTKSVPTPCYKPWSYIPDGIMPVFWRVVYWTSQCLTWLLLPFMQSYARSGGFSITGKIKTALIENAIYYGTYLLIFGSLLIYVAVHPEWHLTWYELQTIGITAANTWGLFLLVLLLGYGLVEIPRSYWNASRHGHLLIKTYFKASKLMTEKADAEENLEDVMEEVRKISESIKYNHPLRKYVDTILRKCPVEYQEKMGRNMDDYEDFDDKQNTYPSEKSLAKLHKQVIYAVQRHNRTRVQWQMLLQQAIHLEDVAKNETSLTHQFVHSFPSAEPDGWFTRYIYTPTVEWYWECLLKHWFYRLLSVILALFSVAVVWSECTFFSTRPVLSLFAVFIQLAERDYNYLYIEMACFITIFFLCTCVYSTVFRIRVFNYYYFASHHQTDAYSLQFSGMLFCRLTPPLCLNFLGLIHMDSAISHQQKEQTAYTSIMGSMHVISFIANGFYIYYPMLIVILCIATYFSFGTRCLNLLGFQQFMGDNEMTSDLIDEGKELIRREKRKRQRIEDGENRRREWKERYGNQREEYSSRNRSVHELKETSYSDTVAPGNNRQAKYSRSGNRTERDCIELLQDAEPLDFNGDSLTDNPLETESGRNTGGRYLSMSSSRSRIFDDV; encoded by the exons ATGAGTGGGGCGGCTCTGGGTATTGAGATTGTGGTGGTGTTCTTCTTGGCTCTGTTCCTGCTGCACCGATATGGAGACTTTAAGAAGCAGCAGCGCATGGTGCTATTTGGCACGCTGCTGGCCTGGTATTTGTGCTTCCTCATCGTCTTTATTTTACCTCTGGACGTCAGCACG ACCATCTACAAGCAGTGCAAGatagaccaggagcaggagcctGTCTCCACTCTTACCCCGTTACCAACCAACCACACAACATCAAATGCTACACCTACTAAAAG TGTACCCACACCCTGCTACAAGCCATGGAGCTACATCCCCGATGGCATCATGCCTGTGTTCTGGAGGGTGGTGTACTGGACGTCCCAGTGTCTCACATG GCTCCTGTTGCCCTTTATGCAGTCATATGCCCGATCTGGAGGGTTCTCCATCACTGGGAAGATTAAAACAGCGCTAATAGAAAATGCTATTTATTATGGGACCTACCTGCTCATCTTTGGCTCTTTGCTCATTTATGTGGCCGTGCACCCGGAGTGGCATTTGACTTG GTATGAGCTCCAGACCATTGGGATCACAGCAGCCAACACCTGGGGCCTGTTccttctggtgctgctgctgggttaTGGCTTGGTGGAGATCCCTCGTTCGTACTGGAACGCCTCGCGGCACGGACACTTGCTCATCAAGACCTACTTCAAGGCGTCCAAACTGATGACGGAGAAGGCCGACGcagaggagaacctggaggacGTCATGGAG GAGGTGAGAAAAATTAGTGAATCCATCAAATACAACCACCCGTTGAGGAAGTATGTTGATACAATACTAAGAAAA TGCCCTGTGGAATACCAAGAGAAGATGGGAAGGAACATGGACGACTATGAGGACTTTGATGACAAACAAAACACCTATCCCAGTGAGAAGAGCCTAGCAAAGCTTCACAAACAG GTGATCTATGCGGttcagagacacaacaggacTCGTGTTCAGTGGCAGATGCTCCTGCAGCAGGCCATCCACCTGGAAGACGTGGCTAAAAATGAAACCAGTTTAACCCACCAGTTTGTTCACAGCTTCCCATCCGCTGAGCCAGATGGTTGGTTCACCCGCTACATTTACACGCCAACTGTGG AGTGGTACTGGGAGTGTCTGCTGAAGCACTGGTTTTATCGTCTGCTGTCTGTGATCCTGGCCCTGTTCAGCGTGGCCGTGGTCTGGTCTGAGTGCACGTTCTTCAGCACCAGGCCTGTCCTCTCattatttgctgttttcatCCAGTTGGCTGAAAGAGACTACAATTATTTATACATTGAG ATGGCGTGCTTTATCACAATCTTCTTCCTGTGTACGTGCGTTTACTCGACCGTTTTCCGCATCCGGGTTTTCAACTACTACTACTTTGCCTCCCATCACCAGACTGATGCTTACAGCCTCCAGTTCAGCGGCAT GTTGTTTTGCCGTTTAACACCCCCGCTCTGCCTGAACTTCCTGGGTTTGATCCACATGGACTCTGCCATTTCCCATCAACAGAAGGAGCAGACTGCGTACACCTCT atcaTGGGTTCAATGCATGTTATTTCTTTCATCGCTAATGGCTTCTATATCTACTACCCCATGTTGATAGTAATCCTCTGCATCGCCACCTACTTCAG TTTCGGGACCCGTTGCCTGAACCTTCTGGGCTTTCAGCAGTTCATGGGCGACAAtgaaatgacctctgacctgatcGATGAGGGCAAGGAGCTCATCAGGCGAG AGAAAAGGAAGCGACAAAGGATTGAAGATGGTGAGAACAGACGAAGG GAGTGGAAGGAGCGCTATGGAAACCAAAGAGAAGAGTACTCATCGAGGAACAGGAGCGTTCATGAACTGAAGGAGACCAGTTATTCAGACACCGTTGCCCCCGGCAACAACAGAC AAGCAAAATACTCCCGGTCGGGGAACCGGACAGAGAGGGACTGCattgagctgctgcaggacgccGAACCCTTGGACTTCAACGGGGATTCGCTAACAGACAATCCCTTGGAAACAGAGTCTGGCAG aaATACGGGCGGGCGCTATCTGTCCATGTCCTCCTCTCGCAGCCGAATATTCGACGACGTCTGA
- the LOC101063549 gene encoding NACHT, LRR and PYD domains-containing protein 3-like: LLITHIYLSSFHFSAPQQSRDSPEPPCLSVGSHQSKDLIVNLENDRPSAEQRVDPKDSTVSIIPCLQQRQTDLDSLFKLLEDSLVSIVKNELKWVQKVLSTECFLRPWIEVEDGVQMGSCRKMIQEVILQVLMTNKDLAGCGKSKVLGAVCQNNLKFRLKGKFRWVSEGLTKAGSPTLLNQIYTELLITEGGSGGVNNEHEVRYIEQAARKAKTQEITVGREDIFKPLPGRDKSIRTVMTTGVAGIGKTVLTQKFTLDWAENKTNQETQFIFPFTFRELNYLKGKTYSLVGLVHDFFPETKQAGLCRFDHFRVVFIFDGLDECRLPLDFRSNKTVTDPTESASVDVLLTNLIKGTLLPSARLWITTRPAAAALVPADCIDRATEVRGFTDLQKEEYFRKRLGDRQHASTIVSHVKMSRSLHIMCHIPVFCWITATVLEDVLNSAEGAQLPKTLTEIYIHFLVIQLKLKNVKYDSRGEMDSHWCPQSRDLVKCLGKLAFEQLQKGNVIFYESDLTECGIDVTAATVYSGMFTQIFKEEKSLYQTKVFCFIRLSVQEFLAALYVHLRFVEHNVNLLSKQKIKLKWPKQDLNSLHRSVGQSDAAAWSADKKKSASRAILKTRTYLKKKIDPNLSPERNINLLHCLNELKDSSLLEEVQQYLRAGSPDTVDLSPAQWSALVFILLSSEEDLDTFDLKKYSDSEEGVTMLLPVLKASRKALLTARNLSMSNCKLLGSVLSSESSALRELDLSNNNLQQPKMKLLAAGLESPCCNLQSLRLSSCVITEDSCACLALALQTNPSHLKELDLSYNPLGDGGVMVLSAALKDPHCMLHKLRLSGCNLSEGSCRDLALVLSPETSSITDLDLSDNNIQDSGLMLLSDGLNSPHCQVEVVRLSGCDLSPKSCEVLASALNFRALSLRELELNNNNLGDSGVELLSAALKAPQGSLQTLRLSGCLVTDVGCASLASALNGSCLRELDLSYNHPGGATWNQLFPFLAQDDLRLEPGGARYLRAGLTKYACELVLDTNTINRNLKLSDHNRNVTFVAEGQPYIEHPDRFDNWSQLMCENGLTGRCYWEVDWRGDVDISVSYRGICRKGNNADCVFGVNSCSWSLFCSEIKGFSVCHERNRTLIPHSSPASNRVTVYLDFAAGSLSFYTVASGTMNHLHTFNTTFTEALFPGFGLWSDKSGSTVSLCSLKKAELGGSSDAQR, encoded by the exons TTATTAATCACTCACATTTACCTGAGCTCTTTTCACTTCAGTGCTCCGCAGCAGAGCCGAGACTCTCCTGAGCCACCATGTCTGTCCGTTGGGAGCCACCAGTCTAAAGACTTGATCGTCAACTTGGAAAACGATCGGCCATCTGCGGAGCAGAG GGTTGACCCAAAGGATTCAACTGTCTCTATTATTCCATGTCTTCAGCAACGTCAAACAGACCTGGATTCCTTATTTAAG CTGTTGGAAGACAGCCTGGTGTCTATTGTGAAGAATGAGCTGAAATGGGTCCAGAAGGTCTTGAGTACAGAATGCTTTTTGAGACCTTGGATAGAGGTTGAAGATGGAGTGCAGATGGGAAGCTGCAGAAAGATGATTCAAGAGGTGATTCTGCAGGTCCTAATGACCAACAAGGACCTGGCTGGCTGTGGGAAGAGCA AGGTTTTGGGTGCCGTCTGTCAAAACAATCTCAAATTTAGGCTAAAGGGAAAATTTAGGTGGGTTTCTGAGGGGCTCACTAAAGCAGGAAGTCCAACCCTTCTGAATCAGATATACACCGAGCTCCTCATCACAGAGGGGGGTTCTGGAGGGGTCAACAATGAGCATGAGGTTAGATACATTGAACAAGCGGCCAGGAAagcaaaaacacaggaaataacaGTTGGACGAGAAGACATCTTTAAACCATTGCCAGGAAGAGACAAATCCATCAGAACAGTGATGACTACGGGAGTGGCTGGGATTGGGAAAACAGTCTTAACTCAGAAGTTCACTCTGGACTGggctgaaaacaaaaccaaccagGAGACCCAGTTCATCTTCCCCTTTACTTTCCGAGAGCTGAATTACCTTAAAGGGAAAACGTACAGCTTGGTGGGACTGGTGCATGACTTCTTCCCTGAAACCAAACAAGCAGGGCTCTGCAGGTTTGACCACTTCCGGGTTGTGTTCATCTTTGACGGTCTCGATGAGTGTCGACTCCCTCTGGACTTTCGCAGCAATAAGACTGTGACCGATCCCACGGAGTCCGCCTCTGTGGACGTGCTGCTGACAAATCTGATCAAGGGGACGCTGCTCCCTTCTGCTCGCCTCTGGATCACAACACGACCTGCTGCGGCCGCTCTGGTCCCTGCTGACTGTATTGACAGGGCAACAGAGGTCAGGGGCTTCACTGACCTGCAAAAGGAAGAATATTTCAGGAAGAGATTGGGAGATCGGCAGCATGCCAGCACAATCGTCTCTCACGTAAAGATGTCGCGAAGCCTTCACATCATGTGCCACATCCCAGtcttctgctggatcactgccaCAGTTTTGGAAGATGTCTTGAACTCTGCAGAGGGAGCACAGCTACCCAAGACCCTGACCGAGATCTACATCCATTTCCTGGTCATCCAGTTGAAACTTAAAAATGTCAAGTACGAcagcagaggagagatggactCACATTGGTGCCCACAGAGCAGGGACTTGGTCAAGTGTCTGGGCAAACTAGCATTTGAGCAGCTCCAGAAAGGGAACGTGATCTTCTATGAATCCGACCTGACAGAATGTGGTATCGATGTCACGGCCGCCACGGTGTACTCAGGGATGTTCACGCAGATCTTCAAAGAAGAGAAAAGTCTATACCAGACCAAGGTGTTCTGCTTCATCCGCCTGAGTGTTCAAGAGTTTCTTGCTGCTCTCTATGTCCATTTGAGATTCGTCGAGCATAATGTCAATCTGTTGTCCAAACAAAAAATCAAATTGAAGTGGCCAAAGCAAGATCTAAACTCTTTACACAGGAGTGTAGGCCAATCAGACGCTGCTGCGTGGTctgctgacaaaaaaaaaagtgcctcACGAGCTATCCTCAAAACGAGAACGTACCTCAAGAAGAAGATCGACCCAAATCTGTCTCCAGAGAGAAACATTAACTTGCTCCACTGCCTGAATGAACTGAAGGACAGTTCCCTGTTGGAGGAGGTTCAGCAGTACCTGAGAGCAGGAAGCCCTGACACTGTTGACCTGTctcctgctcagtggtcagctctgGTCTTTATATTACTGTCATCAGAGGAAGATCTGGACACATTTGACCTTAAGAAATACTCTGATTCAGAGGAAGGAGTTACGATGCTGCTTCCAGTGCTCAAAGCCTCCAGAAAAGCTCT ATTAACTGCTCGTAACCTCTCTATGAGCAACTGTAAGCTTCTGGGCTCGGTTCTCAGCTCCGAGTCCTCGGCTCTGCgagagctggacctgagcaacaacaacctgcagcagccaaAAATGAAGCTGTTGGCcgctggactggagagtccatgCTGCAATCTGCAAAGTCTCAG GTTATCAAGCTGCGTGATCACGGAGGACAGTTGTGCTTGTCTGGCCTTGGCACTGCAAACCAACCCCTCCCACTTAAAAGAGCTGGACCTAAGCTACAATCCTCTTGGAGATGGTGGAGTAATGGTGCTGTCCGCTGCGTTGAAGGATCCACACTGTATGCTTCATAAACTCAG GTTGAGCGGCTGTAACTTGTCAGAGGGAAGCTGCAGAGATCTCGCTTTAGTTCTTAGCCCCGAGACCTCGAGTATAACAGATCTGGATCTGAGTGACAACAACATCCAGGATTCAGGACTAATGTTACTGTCAGATGGATTAAACAGTCCACACTGTCAAGTGGAAGTAGTCCG ACTTAGTGGCTGTGACCTCTCACCGAAAAGCTGTGAAGTTCTGGCATCAGCACTCAACTTCCGGGCCTTGAGTCTGAGAGAACTGGAGCTAAATAACAACAACCTGGGGGACTCTGGAGTGGAGCTGCTGTCCGCCGCGCTGAAAGCTCCTCAGGGCTCTCTgcagacgctcag GCTGTCGGGCTGCCTGGTCACAGACGTGGGCTGTGCTTCTCTGGCCTCTGCTCTGAACGGCAGCTGTCTGAGggagctggacctgagctaTAACCATCCAGGAGGTGCAACATGGAATCAGTTGTTCCCTTTCCTTGCACAAGATGATCTCAG GTTGGAGCCTGGTGGAGCAAGATATTTGAGAGCCGGTCTGACAAAGT ATGCCTGTGAACTTGTGCTGGACACAAACACCATCAACAGAAACCTGAAGCTGTCTGACCACAACAGGAATGTGACCTTCGTGGCCGAGGGGCAGCCGTATATAGAACACCCAGACAGGTTTGACAACTGGTCTCAGCTCATGTGCGAAAACGGTCTGACCGGACGTTGTTACTGGGAAGTGGACTGGAGGGGTGATGTTGATATCTCAGTGAGTTACAGAGGAATCTGCAGGAAAGGGAACAATGCCGACTGTGTGTTTGGGGTGAACAGTTGTTCTTGGAGCCTTTTCTGCTCTGAGATCAAAGGGTTCTCCGTCTGTCACGAAAGAAACAGAACATTGATCCCACACTCATCTCCTGCCTCCAATAGAGTCACGGTGTATTTGGACTTCGCTGCCGGCTCGCTGTCTTTTTACACGGTCGCCTCTGGCACGATGAACCACCTCCACACCTTTAACACCACTTTCACCGAAGCCCTCTTCCCCGGGTTTGGGCTGTGGTCCGACAAGTCTGGTTCCACTGTGTCTCTGTGCTCTCTGAAGAAGGCAGAACTTGGTGGCAGCAGTGACGCACAAAGATAA
- the LOC101063769 gene encoding uncharacterized protein: MESPSKFDSITCKELIHGGSPKVYQLKPKSKNIGTLKRMTLGEKDANTENKTILLLGETGTGKSTLINALVNYTIGVRWEDDVWFEIVDEKQTVSQCESQTSDVIVYQIFGFEGGALPYSLTIIDTPGYGDTRRVKRDAIISQRLYDWFRSEDGIHELSAVGLVLKGSENRLSDRLLYIFDSVLSLFGKDVKNNIIALITHSDGRKPKNALKALKDAKIKCAKDEKKQIIHFLFNNCQKEDRSEDFEVLKNADNTSMKGLSGFTRFLAEIEPQKLKMTTAVLKEQIRLEACIKNLQERITFLEMKQSEIHKTREALANCEQKMKKNENFRVEVDKVYKEKMNINRGMWWLVLYEGATCCTVCEENCHHPGCTMSWSPKYCEVMKRGHCTSCTGMCPVSAHVKEGWIYVNKTKKDKMTLQDMKEKYEANKAESESKLSLLEILEKEVKLLEMDKDKMLNESFQHVEALEKIALNFLSLSTVGVLDFLVSKLGESNKTEMKKKLEVIKSQMDDRTRAALAYKKLVENANEAADFDY; encoded by the exons atggagag CCCATCTAAATTTGACAGCATTACCTGTAAAGAACTGATCCATGGTGGATCTCCAAAAGTCTACCAGCTGAAGCCAAAATCAAAGAACATTGGAACGCTAAAACGAATGACCCTCGGAGAAAAGGATGCaaatacagaaaacaaaaccatcCTGCTTTTGGGTGAGACGGGAACAGGAAAATCCACTCTGATCAATGCCCTCGTCAACTACACCATCGGGGTGAGGTGGGAGGACGACGTCTGGTTTGAGATTGTAGACGAAAagcagacagtcagtcagtgcgAGAGCCAGACGTCAGACGTGATCGTGTACCAGATCTTTGGTTTTGAAGGTGGAGCTCTTCCTTACTCTCTGACCATCATCGATACTCCTGGGTACGGAGACACCAGAAGGGTCAAAAGAGATGCCATCATCAGTCAAAGACTGTATGACTGGTTTCGCTCGGAGGATGGAATTCATGAGCTCAGTGCAGTGGGCCTGGTGCTGAAAGGCAGCGAGAATCGACTGAGCGACCGGCTGCTGTACATCTTTGATTCAGTGTTGTCTCTGTTTGGGAAAGATGTTAAGAACAACATCATTGCCCTGATCACACACTCGGATGGAAGAAAGCCGAAGAATGCCCTGAAAGCTCTGAAGGATGCAAAAATCAAGTGTGCTAAAGACGAAAAGAAGCAAATCATTCACTTCTTGTTTAATAACTGCCAGAAGGAAGACAGGTCGGAAGACTTTGAAGTGCTTAAAAATGCTGACAACACATCGATGAAGGGGTTGAGTGGGTTCACAAGATTTCTGGCTGAAATTGAACCCCAAAAGCTGAAGATGACTACAGCCGTCCTCAAAGAGCAAATCCGACTGGAGGCCTGCATAAAAAACCTACAAGAGAGAATCACCTTTCTTGAGATGAAGCAGAGCGAAATTCATAAGACTCGGGAGGCTCTTGCAAATTGtgagcagaagatgaagaagaacgAGAACTTCAGGGTTGAGGTAGACAAGGTGTACAAAGAAAAGATGAACATTAATCGTGGCATGTGGTGGCTGGTGTTGTATGAAGGGGCCACCTGCTGCACCGTCTGTGAGGAGAACTGTCACCACCCTGGATGCACCATGTCCTGGTCTCCCAAATACTGTGAAGTGATGAAACGTGGCCACTGCACCTCCTGTACCGGGATGTGCCCCGTCTCAGCCCACGTAAAAGAAGGCTGGATCTATGTGAACaagacaaaaaaggacaaaatgaccCTACAGGACATGAAAGAGAAGTATGAAGCCAACAAGGCAGAAAGTGAGAGCAAACTGAGCCTTCTGGAAATACTGGAGAAGGAAGTAAAACTACTGGAAATGGACAAGGACAAGATGTTGAATGAATCCTTCCAGCATGTGGAGGCGCTGGAAAAAATCGCTCTGAATTTCCTGTCACTGTCCACTGTGGGTGTCCTGGATTTCCTGGTCAGCAAACTGGGGGAGAGCAACaagacagagatgaagaagaaactggaAGTGATTAAGAGTCAAATGGATGATCGGACCCGAGCTGCACTCGCCTACAAAAAATTGGTCGAAAATGCCAACGAAGCCGCCGACTTCGACTATTGA